The Maylandia zebra isolate NMK-2024a linkage group LG4, Mzebra_GT3a, whole genome shotgun sequence genome includes a window with the following:
- the kat2a gene encoding histone acetyltransferase KAT2A, producing the protein MSDPAAQALQPRLLQAQSAGSAGSSTTTTAGSGSGNSDPVRPGLSQQQRASQKKAQVRAFPRAKKLEKLGVFSACKANDTCKCNGWKNPNPPSATRIDLQQQAASLSEPCRSCGHALANHVSHLENVSEDEINRLLGMVVDVENLFMSVHKEEDTDTKQVYFYLFKLLRKCILQMSQPVVEGSLGSPPFEKPNIEQGVLNFVQYKFSHLAPKERQTMFELSKMFLLCLNYWKLETPTQYRQRTQKDDGTAYKVDYTRWLCYCHVPQSNDSLPRYETTQVFGRNLLKSIFTVTRRQLLEKFRVEKDKLLPEKRTLILTHFPKFLSMLEEEIYGENSPIWEADFTMPASDGTQLGHQTVISPASVSGSPALSKCLNSSSSVSSMDTGGAEPKTGEKRKLPETLTLEDAKRIRVMGDIPMELVNEVMMTITDPAAMLGPETNLLTPNAARDETARLEERRGIIEFHVIGNSLSQKSNKKILMWLVGLQNVFSHQLPRMPKEYITRLVFDPKHKTLALIKDGRVIGGICFRMFPTQGFTEIVFCAVTSNEQVKGYGTHLMNHLKEYHIKHNILYFLTYADEYAIGYFKKQGFSKDIKVPKSRYLGYIKDYEGATLMECELNPRIPYTELSHIIKRQKEIIKKLIERKQSQIRKVYPGLTCFKEGVRQIPVESIPGIRETGWKPSNKDKGKEVKDPDVLYNMLKNLLAQIKTHPDAWPFMEPVKKSEAPDYYEIIRFPIDLKTMTERLKNRYYVTKKLFIADLQRIITNCREYNPPDSEYCKCANTLEKFFYFKLKDGGLIEK; encoded by the exons ATGTCGGACCCGGCGGCGCAGGCCTTACAACCCCGGCTTCTTCAAGCCCAGTCTGCTGGGTCAGCGGGCTCCAGTACTACTACTACTGCAGGCTCAGGATCAGGGAACAGTGACCCGGTCAGACCAGGGCTCAGCCAGCAACAACGTGCAAGCCAGAAAAAAGCACAAGTCCGAGCTTTCCCACGGGCGAAGAAGCTTGAAAAACTTGGCGTATTCTCCGCATGCAAG GCTAATGACACATGCAAGTGCAATGGATGGAAAAACCCAAACCCACCGTCGGCCACACGTATTGATCTGCAACAGCAAGCAGCCAGCCTAAGCGAGCCCTGCCGCAGCTGTGGACATGCTCTGG CTAATCATGTGTCACATCTGGAGAACGTGTCTGAAGATGAGATTAACAGGCTGTTGGGGATGGTGGTTGATGTGGAGAACCTTTTTATGTCTGTACACAAAGAAGAAGACACTGACACCAAGCAGGTCTATTTCTACCTTTTTAAG CTGCTGAGGAAATGCATCCTTCAGATGAGCCAGCCAGTCGTAGAAGGATCCCTCGGAAGTCCACCTTTTGAGAAGCCCAACATTGAGCAG GGGGTTTTGAATTTTGTCCAGTATAAGTTCAGCCACCTTGCACCAAAGGAAAGACAGACAATGTTTGAACTGTCAAAGATGTTCCTTTTGTGCCTAAATTACTGGAAGCTTGAGACCCCTACGCAGTATCGTCAACGTACCCAGAAGGATGATGGGACAGCTTACAAAGTGGACTACACTAG GTGGTTGTGCTATTGCCATGTTCCGCAAAGTAATGACAGCTTACCGCGCTATGAAACCACTCAGGTGTTTGGGCGCAACTTGCTCAAGTCCATTTTCACTGTCACCCGACGCCAACTCCTGGAGAAGTTTAGGGTGGAGAAGGATAAACTGCTACCAGAGAAACGTACACTTATCCTTACACATTTCCCCAA GTTCTTGTCCATGCTGGAGGAGGAAATCTATGGTGAGAATTCACCCATATGGGAGGCTGATTTCACCATGCCGGCCTCCGATGGCACACAGCTCGGACATCAGACAG TGATCAGTCCGGCTTCAGTGTCTGGCTCTCCTGCTCTGTCCAAGTGTCtgaacagcagctcttctgtcaGCAGCATGGATACTGGTGGAGCAGAACCAAAGACAG GAGAAAAGCGCAAACTTCCCGAGACCTTGACCCTGGAGGATGCCAAGCGGATTCGTGTGATGGGAGATATACCAATGGAGCTGGTCAATGAAGTCATGATGACAATCACTGACCCTGCTGCTATGCTCGGACCAGAG ACTAATCTGCTGACACCAAATGCTGCCCGTGATGAGACTGCAAGGCTGGAGGAGAGACGTGGTATCATAGAGTTTCATGTCATTGGAAACTCACTTTCCCAGAAATCAAACAAGAAGATCCTGATGTGGCTGGTTGGCCTACAGAATGTCTTTTCACATCAGTTACCTCGTATGCCCAAAGAGTACATAACACGACTGGTGTTTGACCC gaaaCACAAGACCCTAGCCCTTATCAAAGATGGCCGCGTCATTGGAGGCATCTGTTTTAGGATGTTTCCCACTCAGGGCTTCACAGAGATCGTCTTTTGTGCCGTCACATCCAATGAGCAAGTTAAG GGCTATGGTACCCACCTGATGAACCACCTTAAGGAGTACCACATCAAACACAATATCCTCTATTTCCTCACCTATGCTGATGAGTATGCCATTGGCTACTTCAAGAAGCAG GGCTTTTCCAAAGACATCAAAGTGCCGAAGAGTCGATACCTTGGATACATCAAAGACTACGAGGGAGCGACCCTCATGGAGTGCGAACTGAACCCTAGAATCCCTTATACCGAGCTTTCTCATATCATTAAAAGACAGAAGGAG ATTATTAAGAAACTGATTGAGAGGAAACAAAGCCAGATCAGAAAGGTTTACCCGGGTCTCACCTGCTTCAAAGAGGGAGTACGACAGATCCCAGTGGAGAGCATTCCAGGCATAA GAGAGACAGGCTGGAAACCCAGTAACAAGGACAAAGG GAAAGAGGTGAAGGATCCTGATGTGCTATACAACATGCTGAAGAACCTTCTCGCCCAGATAAAG ACTCATCCTGATGCTTGGCCCTTTATGGAACCAGTGAAGAAATCTGAAGCTCCGGATTACTACGAAATCATCCGTTTTCCTATTG ACCTAAAGACTATGACAGAAAGACTCAAGAACAGATACTATGTGACCAAGAAACTTTTTATTGCCGACCTACAGCGAATCATCACCAACTGTCGCGAGTACAACCCCCCAGACAGCGAGTACTGCAAGTGTGCCAACACCTTAGAAAAATTTTTCTACTTCAAATTAAAAGACGGAGGTCTGATTGAGAAATGA